A window of Variovorax sp. HW608 genomic DNA:
AATCCGGTGATGGACCTGATGGCCGAGGAAGGCATCGCCGCGATCGCCCGCGCGCTGCCGCTGATCCGCCGGCAGCCCGACGACATCGAGGCGCGCGCCGATGCGCTCTACGGCGCCTGGCTCTGCGGCACGGTGCTCGGTAGCGTCGGCATGGCGCTGCATCACAAGCTCTGCCACACGCTCGGCGGCAGCTTCAACCTGCCGCATGCCGAAGTGCACACCGTGGTGCTGCCGCATGCGATCGCCTTCAACGCCGAGGCCGCGCCGCGCGCGATGGCGCGCATCGCAAAGGCGCTCGGCGCCGCAGCCGCCCCGGCGGGCCTGCAGGCGCTGGCGCGCGACAACGGCGCCCCCATCGCGCTCAAGGACATCGGCATGAAGGCCGAGGACCTCGACCGCGCCGCCGACATTGCCGTCGGCAACCCCTACTGGAACCCGCGGCCCTTCGGGGCCGCCGAGCGCGATGCGATCCGCGCGCTGCTGCAGCGCGCCTTCGACGGCGATCCGCCGCGCTGAATCCCCGCGATTTTTTGTGCTGGAAGAGAAAGAAGAGAAAAGGAGACGACCATGACATTGAATCGCAGACAGTTCACCCAGGCCGCCGCTGCGCTGGCCGCCACCAGTGCCGTGCCGCGCGCCTTCGCTGCCGACACCATCAAGATCGGCTACGTGTCGCCGCAGACCGGGCCGCTCGCGCCCTTCGGCGAGGCCGACAAGTGGGTCATCGACCAGATGAAGGCCGCCTTCAAGGACGGCATCCCGATCGGCGGCAAGAAGTACGCGGTGCAGATCGTGCTCAAGGACAGCCAGTCCAACCCGAACCGCGCGGGCGAAGTGGCCAACGACCTGATCCTCAAGGACAAGGTGGCGCTGGTGCTCACCGCAGGCACCCCCGAGACCGCCAATCCGGTCAGCGATGCCTGCGAGCTCAACGAGCTGCCGTGCATCTCCAGCGTGGTGCCCTGGCAGCCGTGGTTCTTCGGCCGCAAGGGCAATCCGGCCAAGGGCTTCGACTGGACGTACCACCTGTTCTGGGGGCTGGAGGACGTCATCGCGAACTTCACCAACGGCTGGAAGACGGTGCCGACCAACAAGAAGGTCGGCGGCCTGTTCCCGAACGACGGCGACGGCAACGCCTGGGGCGACAAGGAGCTGGGCTTTCCGAAGCCCCTGTCGCAGATGGGCTTCACGCTCATCGATCCGGGCCGTTTCCAGAACGGCACGCAGGACTTCAGCGCCCAGATCGCAGCCTTCAAGAGCGGCGGCGTCGAGATCGTCACCGGCGTGGTGATCCCGCCCGATGCCAAGACCTTCCTCACGCAGGCCAGGCAGCAAGGCTTCCGCCCGAAAGTCATCACGCTCGGCAAGGCGCTGCTGTTCCCGGGCGCGATCGAGGCGCTCGGCGATCTGGGCGATGGCCTTTCGACCGAGGTCTGGTGGAGCCCGTCGCATCCCTTCACCTCGAGCCTGACGAAGCAGAGCGCCAAGTCGCTCTCCGAGGCCTACGAGGCCGGCACGAAGAAGCAGTGGACGCAGCCGATCGGCTTCGCGCATGCGCTCTTCGAGGTGGCCGCCGATACGCTTTCGCGCGCCAAGTCGACAAAGGCGGCGGATGTGCGCGACGCGGTGGCGGCGACCTCGCTCCACACCGTCGTCGGACAGGTGAAGTGGGGCGGGCCAGGTCCGTTCAAGAACGTCAGCAAGACGCCGCTGGTGCTGGGGCAGTGGGGCAAGGGCAAGAAGTTCAAGTACGAGCTGACCATCGTGAACAACGAGGCGGCGCCCAGTATTCCGACCGCCGGCACGCTCCGGGCGATGCCGACCTGATCGCGCCACGACAAGAGGAATTCGAGCGATGCCCCTCCTGGTCCTTCATGCCGTGAGCAAGTCCTACGGCGCGCTCAAGGTCACCGACGACATCTCGCTCGCGGTGACCGAGGGCGAGACGCTGGGCATCCTCGGGCCCAACGGCGCCGGCAAGACCACGCTGTTCAACCTGATCTCGGGCGATGCGCGCGTGGATGCCGGCCGCGTCGAATACGACGGCGCCGACGTGACCGCGCTGAAACCGCACCAGCGCTGCCACGCGGGCATCGGCCGCAGCTACCAGGTGCCGCAGCCCTTCGGCAACATGAGCGTGTTCGAGAACCTCGTGACCGCCGCCTGCTTCGGCGCGCAGGAGCGCGAACAGGAGGCATGGCAGACCGCGCACGAAGTCCTCGTGCAGACCGGCCTGATGGCGCATGCCAACAAGCCGGCCGGCGGGCTGACGCTGCTCGATCGCAAGCGGCTCGAACTCGCGCGCGCCCTCGCGACGCGGCCCAAGCTGCTGCTGCTCGACGAGATCGCGGGCGGGCTCACCGAGCCCGAGGCGAAGCAGCTCGTCGAGGAGCTCAGGCAGATCAAGGCGCGCGGCGTGACCATGATCTGGATCGAGCACGTGGTGCACGCGCTGCTCTCGCTGGCCGACCGGCTCTTCGTCATCAACTTCGGCCAGAAGCTCGCGGAGGGCGAGCCGCGGGCGGTGATGAACGACCCCGAAGTGCGGCGCGTGTACATGGGGGTGGAAGCATGACGGCACTACTCGCTACGCAAGGGCTCAAGGCCTTCTACGGCGACGCGCAGGCGCTGTTCGGCGTCGACTTCTCGCTCTCGCAGGGCGAGGTGGTCGCGATCATCGGCGCCAACGGCGCGGGCAAGTCGACCTTGCTCAAGTGCCTCACCGGGCTGGTGCGCGCGCCGCGCGAGGCGATCCAGTTCAAGGGCGAGGCGATCGGCGGCCTCGCGCCCGGCGAGATCGTGCGGAGGGGGCTGGCGATGGTGCCGGAAGGCCGGCGCCTGTTCCCGAGCCTGAGCGTGGAGGAGAACCTGCAGATCGGCGGACTCACCGCCCGCAAGGGGCCGTGGAGCCTTGCGCGCGTCTACGAGCTGTTCCCGATCCTGGCGGAGAAGCGCCACAACCCCGGCACCGCGCTCTCGGGCGGGCAGCAGCAGATGGTCGCGCTCGGACGCGCGCTGATGAGCAACCCCGAGCTCCTGCTGTGCGACGAACTCTCGCTCGGCCTCGCGCCGATCGTGATCCACGAGATCTACGCCGCGATGCCGACGCTGGTGCGCGAAGGCATGACCGTGGTGATCGTCGAGCAGGACGTGACCATGGCGCAGCGCGTGTCCAGGCGCATCTATTGCCTGCAGGAAGGGCGTGTGTCGCTTTCGGGGCGTTCCGATGCGCTCACGCGCGAACAGATCTCGCAGGCCTACTTCGGCCTCTGAGCGGGGAGACATTCAGTGCTTGAAACCATCGTCCAGGGCGTGCTGCTCGGCGGCCTCTACACGCTGTTCGCGCTCGGCCAGTCGCTGATGTTCGGCGTCATGCGCCTGACCAACACCGCGCAGGGCGACTTCATCATCCTGGGTGCCTTCGCCGTGATCGCGGGCACCGCGCTGTTCGGTGACGCGCCGCTCATGATCTCCCTCGCAGTGCTGCCGCTGGCCTTCGGCTTCGGCTACGTGCTGCAGCGCTACGTGCTCAACGGCACGCTGGGAAAGGACCCGCTGCCTTCGCTGGTCGTGACCTTCGGGTTGTCGATCGTGATCCAGAACCTGCTCCTGGAACTCTTCTCCGCCGATCCGCGCTCGATCGAGACCGGCGGGCTCAACACGCAGGGCCTGCACCTGGGCGAATCGCTGTCGGTGGGCGTGCTGCCGCTGATCATCCTCGCGGTCGCGCTGGTCGCGACGGGCGGGCTGCAATGGCTGTTCGCGAACACCGCGATCGGGCGTTCGTTCCGTGCGGTGTCGGACGATCGCGAGATCGCCGAGCTCATGGGGCTCAATGCGAAGAAGGTCTATGCGCTGGCGACCGCCATCGCCTTCGTGCTGATCGCGATCGCCGGTGCGCTGCAAGGCATGCGCACGACGGTGTCGCCTTCCGATGGGCCGCTGCTGCTGCTCTTTGCGTTCGAGGCCGTGATCATCGGCGGCATGGGCTCCTTCTGGGGCACGCTCGCCGGCGCGATGATCCTCGGCATCACGCAGCAGATCGGCTTCCGTCTCGACCCGGGCTGGGGCATCTGGGTCGGGCATCTGGTGTTCCTGCTGATCCTGGTCCTGAGGCCGCAGGGACTGTTCCCCAAAACCCGTGGATGACGAGATGACGGCACTTCCTTCCTTCGACGTGGTGCGCAACACGG
This region includes:
- a CDS encoding ABC transporter ATP-binding protein, which translates into the protein MTALLATQGLKAFYGDAQALFGVDFSLSQGEVVAIIGANGAGKSTLLKCLTGLVRAPREAIQFKGEAIGGLAPGEIVRRGLAMVPEGRRLFPSLSVEENLQIGGLTARKGPWSLARVYELFPILAEKRHNPGTALSGGQQQMVALGRALMSNPELLLCDELSLGLAPIVIHEIYAAMPTLVREGMTVVIVEQDVTMAQRVSRRIYCLQEGRVSLSGRSDALTREQISQAYFGL
- a CDS encoding ABC transporter ATP-binding protein, which encodes MPLLVLHAVSKSYGALKVTDDISLAVTEGETLGILGPNGAGKTTLFNLISGDARVDAGRVEYDGADVTALKPHQRCHAGIGRSYQVPQPFGNMSVFENLVTAACFGAQEREQEAWQTAHEVLVQTGLMAHANKPAGGLTLLDRKRLELARALATRPKLLLLDEIAGGLTEPEAKQLVEELRQIKARGVTMIWIEHVVHALLSLADRLFVINFGQKLAEGEPRAVMNDPEVRRVYMGVEA
- a CDS encoding branched-chain amino acid ABC transporter permease — translated: MLETIVQGVLLGGLYTLFALGQSLMFGVMRLTNTAQGDFIILGAFAVIAGTALFGDAPLMISLAVLPLAFGFGYVLQRYVLNGTLGKDPLPSLVVTFGLSIVIQNLLLELFSADPRSIETGGLNTQGLHLGESLSVGVLPLIILAVALVATGGLQWLFANTAIGRSFRAVSDDREIAELMGLNAKKVYALATAIAFVLIAIAGALQGMRTTVSPSDGPLLLLFAFEAVIIGGMGSFWGTLAGAMILGITQQIGFRLDPGWGIWVGHLVFLLILVLRPQGLFPKTRG
- a CDS encoding ABC transporter substrate-binding protein, whose translation is MTLNRRQFTQAAAALAATSAVPRAFAADTIKIGYVSPQTGPLAPFGEADKWVIDQMKAAFKDGIPIGGKKYAVQIVLKDSQSNPNRAGEVANDLILKDKVALVLTAGTPETANPVSDACELNELPCISSVVPWQPWFFGRKGNPAKGFDWTYHLFWGLEDVIANFTNGWKTVPTNKKVGGLFPNDGDGNAWGDKELGFPKPLSQMGFTLIDPGRFQNGTQDFSAQIAAFKSGGVEIVTGVVIPPDAKTFLTQARQQGFRPKVITLGKALLFPGAIEALGDLGDGLSTEVWWSPSHPFTSSLTKQSAKSLSEAYEAGTKKQWTQPIGFAHALFEVAADTLSRAKSTKAADVRDAVAATSLHTVVGQVKWGGPGPFKNVSKTPLVLGQWGKGKKFKYELTIVNNEAAPSIPTAGTLRAMPT